The following coding sequences are from one Panthera leo isolate Ple1 chromosome E1, P.leo_Ple1_pat1.1, whole genome shotgun sequence window:
- the TRAPPC1 gene encoding trafficking protein particle complex subunit 1, translating to MTVHNLYLFDRNGVCLHYSEWHRKKQAGIPKEEEYKLMYGMLFSIRSFVSKMSPLDMKDGFLAFQTSRYKLHYYETPTGIKVVMNTDLGVGPIRDVLHHIYSALYVELVVKNPLCPLGQTVQSELFRSRLDSYVRSLPFFSARAG from the exons ATGACTGTTCACAACCTGTACCTGTTTGACCGGAATGGAGTGTGTCTGCACTACAGCGAGTGGCACCGCAAGAAGCAAGCGGGGATCCCCAAAGAGGAG gAGTACAAGCTGATGTACGGCATGCTCTTCTCTATCCGCTCCTTTGTCAGCAAGATGTCCCCGCTAGACAT GAAGGACGGCTTCCTGGCCTTCCAAACTAGCCGTTACAAACTTCATTACTACGAGACACCCACTGGGATCAAGGTTGTCATGAATACTGACTTGGGCGTCGGACCCATCCGAGATGTACTGCATCACATCTACAGTGCG CTGTACGTGGAGCTGGTGGTGAAGAATCCCCTGTGCCCGCTGGGCCAGACTGTGCAAAGTGAGCTCTTCCGCTCCCGACTGGACTCCTACGTCcgctctctgcctttcttctctgCCCGGGCTGGCTGA
- the RNF227 gene encoding RING finger protein 227 — MQLLARVPSLPERGELDCSICYRPFNLAGRAPRRLPGTARARCGHTLCTACLRELAARGDGGVVRLRRVVTCPFCRAPTPLPRGGAAEVAVDPDLWSRLEEKARAERKPDEAGGPVRGGGDADDEEESEEGTGPGSAGWRALRRLWHRVLAPARRWRRPLPSNVLYCPEIKDLARMTRCTL, encoded by the exons ATGCAGCTCCTGGCGAGGGTGCCGTCCCTTCCGGAGCGGGGCGAGCTGGACTGCAGCATCTGCTACCGGCCCTTCAACCTCGCGGGCCGCGCGCCCCGCCGCCTGCCCGGCACGGCGCGCGCCCGCTGCGGCCACACGCTCTGCACCGCGTGCCTGCGCGAGCTGGCGGCGCGCGGCGACGGCGGCGTGGTGCGCCTGCGCCGCGTCGTCACGTGCCCCTTCTGCCGCGCGCCCACGCCGCTGCCGCGCGGCGGGGCCGCGGAGGTCGCGGTGGACCCGGACTTGTGGTCGCGGCTGGAGGAAAAGGCACGGGCCGAGCGCAAGCCGGACGAGGCGGGCGGGCCGGTGCGGGGAGGCGGCGACGCCGACGACGAGGAGGAGAGCGAGGAGGGGACGGGACCCGGGAGCGCGGGCTGGCGCGCGCTCCGGCGGCTGTGGCATCGGGTGCTGGCGCCCGCGCGCCGCTGGCGGCGTCCGCTGCCTAGCAACG TGCTGTACTGCCCGGAGATTAAGGACCTGGCCCGCATGACCCGCTGCACGCTGTAG
- the KCNAB3 gene encoding voltage-gated potassium channel subunit beta-3 has protein sequence MQVSIACTEQNLRSRSSEDHLCGPRPGPGGGNGGPVGGGHGNPPGGGGSVPKARAALVPRPPAPAGALRESTGRGTGMKYRNLGKSGLRVSCLGLGTWVTFGSQISDETAEDVLTVAYEHGVNLFDTAEVYAAGKAERTLGNILKSKGWRRSSYVVTTKIFWGGQAETERGLSRKHIIEGLQGSLERLQLGYVDIVFANRSDPNSPMEEIVRAMTYVIDQGLALYWGTSRWGAAEIMEAYSVARQFNLIPPVCEQAEHRLFQREKVQVQLPELYHKIGVGSVTLSPLACGLITSKYDGRVPDTCRAIKSYQWLKDKAQSEDGKKQQAKVMDLLPIAHQLGCTVAQLAIAWCLRSEGVSSVLLGVSSAEQLIEHLGAVQVLSQLTPQTVTEIDGLLGHKPHSKK, from the exons ATGCAGGTGTCTATCGCTTGTACCGAGCAGAACCTTCGCAGCCGGAGCAGTGAGGACCATCTGTGTGGACCCCGGCCGGGCCCCGGGGGCGGTAACGGCGGGCCGGTCGGCGGGGGGCATGGGAATCCTCCAGGGGGAGGAGGGTCGGTCCCTAAGGCCCGGGCCGCACTGGTGCCCCGACCCCCAGCGCCCGCGGGGGCCCTCCGAGAGAGCACCGGCCGAGGCACTGGCATGAAATACAG GAACCTGGGAAAGTCTGGTCTTCGAGTATCCTGTCTTGGCCTAG GCACCTGGGTCACATTCGGTTCTCAAATCTCGGATGAG ACAGCAGAGGACGTGCTGACAGTAGCCTATGAGCATGGTGTAAACCTGTTTGACACGGCTGAAGTGTACGCAGCGGGAAA GGCTGAAAGAACCCTAGGCAACATCCTCAAGAGCAAAGGATGGAG GAGATCAAGCTATGTCGTCACCACCAAGATTTTCTGGGGAGGACA GGCAGAGACCGAGCGAGGCCTGAGCCGCAAACACATCATTGAGG gcctGCAAGGATCCCTGGAGCGCCTCCAGTTGGGATACGTGGACATCGTCTTTGCCAACCGCTCAGACCCCAATAGTCCCATGGAGG AGATCGTGCGGGCCATGACCTATGTCATTGACCAGGGCCTTGCCCTGTACTGGGGGACATCCCGATGGGGAGCTGCAGAAATCATG gaGGCCTACTCCGTGGCCAGACAGTTCAATCTGATCCCTCCAGTGTGTGAGCAAGCGGAGCACCGTCTGtttcagagagagaaggtgcaggTGCAACTGCCAGAGCTCTACCACAAGATCG GTGTTGGCTCAGTCACCTTGTCCCCTTTGGCCTGTGGCCTCATCACGAGCAAGTATGATGGGCGAGTCCCAGATACCTGCAGGGCCATCAAG AGCTACCAGTGGCTCAAGGACAAAGCGCAGAGTGAGGACGGCAAGAAGCAACAAGCCAAAGTCATGGACCTTCTTCCCATCGCCCACCAGCTGGGCTGCACTGTGGCACAGCTTGCTATCG CGTGGTGTCTCCGCAGCGAGGGTGTCAGCTCGGTCTTGCTGGGGGTGTCAAGTGCAGAGCAGCTGATAGAACACCTGGGAGCCGTACAG GTGCTGAGCCAGCTGACGCCGCAGACGGTGACGGAGATAGACGGGCTTCTGGGGCACAAACCGCATTCCAAGAAATAG